Proteins co-encoded in one Malus sylvestris chromosome 9, drMalSylv7.2, whole genome shotgun sequence genomic window:
- the LOC126582229 gene encoding plant UBX domain-containing protein 1-like, translating into MICDAFSHIPLKRRKFRSIDPMEAEEAQAELTAAKEKFGREIRVFETSASSSSSQSEESKTEEPEDFYEFTAEDYYRVLNAKKEDNTLKTRKLREAEKAARRSKITKTVIRVRFPDNHTLEATFNPSETVQSLVDLVVKVVAQPDLPFYIYTTPPKKPIKDMSQDFHTAGFVPGAIVYFSYDIPKDDAADAMSGPFLQEEIMSLKGLELINKHVEPPVQCAPETITEAPPPVVPEKKPEGKKPAKPKWLKL; encoded by the exons ATGATCTGTGATGCTTTTTCTCACATACCCTTGAAGAGAAGGAAGTTCAGAAGCATTGATCCCATGGAGGCCGAAGAAGCTCAG GCCGAGCTCACAGCAGCAAAAGAAAAGTTCGGGAGAGAAATCCGTGTTTTTGAAACATcagcatcttcttcttcttcacaaaGTGAAGAGTCTAAAACTG AGGAGCCAGAGGATTTCTATGAGTTCACTGCAGAGGATTATTATCGGGTTTTGAATGCCAAAAAGGAAG ATAACACTCTTAAAACGCGAAAGTTAAGAGAAGCAGAGAAGGCAGCCCGCAGGTCAAAAATAACCAAG ACTGTGATCAGGGTTCGATTTCCTGATAACCACACATTAGAGGCCACTTTTAATCCATCGGAAACAGTTCAGAGCTTGGTTGATCTCGTCGTCAAAGTGGTTGCTCAACCAGATTTACCATTctatatat ATACTACTCCTCCGAAGAAGCCAATAAAAGACATGTCACAGGATTTTCACACTGCTGGCTTTGTTCCCGGTGCAATTGTGTACTTTTCATATGATATACCGAAAG ATGATGCTGCAGATGCCATGTCAGGTCCCTTTCTTCAGGAAGAGATCATGTCTTTGAAAGGTTTGGAGCTCATCAATAAGCATGTAGAGCCGCCTGTTCAGTGTGCACCAGAAACCATAACGGAGGCACCACCCCCTGTAGTCCCAGAGAAGAAGCCTGAAGGGAAGAAACCTGCTAAGCCAAAGTGGCTGAAACTGTGA